In Blastococcus saxobsidens DD2, the genomic stretch GTGCCCCACGTGCGCCGGCGACGGCCGCGTCCGCTCCCGCCGCACCATCTCGGTGAAGGTGCCGGCGGGTGTCGAGAACGGCATGCGGATCCGGCTGACCGGCCAGGGCGAGGTCGGTCCCGGTGGCGGCCCGGCCGGCGATCTGTACGTGGAGATCCACGAGCGGCCGCACGACGTCTTCACCCGCGACGGCGAGGACCTGCACTGCCGCGTCACCCTGCCGATGACCTCGGCCGCCCTGGGCACGACGCTCAACCTCAAGACGCTCGACGGCGAGGAGGAGCTGGACATCCGGCCCGGCACCCAGTCGGGCAGCGTGCTCACCCTCCGGGCGCACGGCGCCCCCCGGCTGCGCGCCACCGGGCGGGGCAACCTGCTCGTGCACGTCGAGGTGCAGACGCCGACGAAGCTCGATGCGGAGCAGGAGAAGCTGCTGCGCGAGCTGGCCGCCCTCCGGGGGGAGGACCAGCCCGAGTCCAACCGCGAGGCGCAGGGCGGCCTGTTCTCCCGCGTCCGCGACGTCTTCAACGGCCGCTGACCGGTGAGCGACACCCCGCAGCTCGACGGCGCACCGCTCTTCCTCGTCGACGACCTGCCCGACGCACCCGAGGTCCTGGTCGACGGGGCGGAGGGGCGGCACGCGACCGACGTGCTCCGCCTGGGGCCGGGGGAGCGGGTGCACGTCGGCGACGGTCACGGGACCGTGGCCGAGGGCGAGGTGGCGGCGGCCGGACCCGAGGGGCTGCGGGTCGCGGTGCGGACCCGGTTCGAGGTCCCGCCGCCGGCCGTCGAGTTCGTCCTCGTCCAGGCGCTGCCCAAGGGGGACCACGGCCCGCTCGCCGTCGACCTCGCCACCGAGCTGGGCGTCGACCGGATCATCCCCTGGCAGGCCTCCCGGTGCGTGACCCGGTGGCGCGACGACCGGGTGGCCAAGGGGGTCGCCAAGTGGCGGTCGGCAGCCCGCTCGGCGGCCAAGCAGTCGCGCCGCCCGCGGCTGCCCGAGGTCATCGAGCCGATGACCACCCGCGAGGTCTGCGGGTTGCTGGCCGACGCCGACCTCGCCGTCGTCCTGCACGAGGCCGCCCGTCGTCCCCTCGCCGAGCTGGCGCTGCCCGGCGCCGGGACGGTGGTGATCGTCGTGGGCCCCGAGGGCGGTCTCGCCGACGGCGAGGTGGTCGCCTTCCGCGCCGCCGGCGCCGAGCCGGTGCGGCTGGGCCCCGAGGTGCTGCGGACCTCCACCGCCGGCGCCGCCGCCCTCGCCGCTCTCTCCGCCAGGACGCGCTGGGCCTGATCGGCGCGCACCGGTGATCAGGTCACCTGATCGTTCCGGGTCCTGGCTCACCGTCGACGCTGAGCCAGGACCCGGAATGGTGAGCTAGGACGCGGCTCGGCCGGATCGCGCCGTCGGTCAGCGCAGCGCCGCACGGGCGCGGTCGCTGACCAGGTCCACCAGGAACGTGAGCAGGACGATCGCGGTCAGCACGGTCGCGACGGCGGGCCAGTCGAACGACGACGTCTCGGCCGACAGCAGCACGCCGATCCCGCCGGCGCCGAGCAGGCCCACCAGCACGGTGTCGCGGATCGCCACCTCCCACCGGTAGAGCGCCAGCGCGAGCACGGGTCCGGCCACGGCCGGCGCGGTGCCGTAGAGCCAACTCCCGGCCGGTGATGCGCCCGACGCCCGCAGCGCCTCCCCGGAGCGCCGGTCGGCCTCCTCGACCACCTCACCGACCAGCCGGCCCAGCACACCGAGGGTGTAGACGCCGATCGCCAGAGCGCCGGGCAGGACGCCGGGGAGCAGCACGAACAGCAGGACCAGCGCCCACACCGGCGGCGGCACCGCCCGCAGGAGCAGCAACCCGAGGCGGGTCAGCACCCCGAGGGCCCGGCGCGCCGGGCCGGCGGGAACGCGGGGCCGGGCCGCGAAGCCGGCCAGCGCGACGGCCCCCGCGGTGGCGAACACGATGCCCAGCACCGACATCTGGACGGTGACCAGGGCGGTGCTTCCGACCGTGCCGAGCAGATCCCCGTCGGTGGTCGGCGGCCACGCGGCCGAGACGACGTACTCCAGCTGCTGCGCGGTGCGGGCGGAGAACAGCGCGGCGGGCGAGAGCGCCAGGTACCAGGCCGCCCCGACCGCCAGCGCGAGCACCGCGACCACCGCCCCGGTGAGCAGCCGGTCGCGCCGGAACGCCGCTCCACCCGGAGGCGGGGCCGTGACCCGGCGGCGGACGGCGCGGCCGGCGACGTCGGCGGCCAGGCACAGGGCGGCCAGCGCGTAGACCGTCGTCCACACCTGCGCCCAGCGCAGCGAGCTGAACGACAGGGCCAGCTGGTAGCCGAGCCCGCCGGCGCCGATCAGGCCGAGGACGACGGCCGAGCGGACCGCGCACTCCAGCCGGTAGAAGGAGTACGACAGCAGCCCGCCGGCGGCGGCGGGGAGCAGCCCGTAGAGCACCGCGGTCCCGCGCCCGGCCCCGGCCGCGAGCAGCGCGTCGTGCCCGCCCCGGGGCACCTCGTCGAGCAGGTCGGCGAAGACCTTGGCGGTGATGGCGCCGTAGGGGACGGCGATGGCGAGCACGCCCACCCACGGGTCCAGGCCCAGCACGTTGAGCAGCAGCAGCCCCCAGACCGCCTCGTGCAGACCCCGCGGCAGCGCCAGCGCGGCGCGGGTCGCGAGCCAGCCGGCTCGGCGGCGTCCCCAGCCGGCACGGGCGACCAGCGGCGCCCCGAGGGCACCGAGCAGCACCGACAGGGTGGCACCGAGCACCGCGTAGGCGAGGGTGACCAGGGTCGCCTCGGCGACGACGGCGAGGAAGCCGGCGTCGAGTTCCGGCCGCAGCGCCGCGGCGAGGAAGCGGCCGAACTCACCGCTGCCGGCCGGGTTGACCACCGGCCCCGAGAACAGGCCGCTGCCGGCCAGCGACCACGCCACCAGGGCGAGGCCGGCCAGGGACCATCCCCAGCGCCGCCGGTTCCGGCGCAGCTGCGGTTCGGGCGGTGCCGCCCGGGTGAGGACGGCGGTCACCGGGTGACCCCGTAGAACTCCTCCAGCGCCGGAACGGTGAGCGTGCGGGCGGGGGCGTCGAGGACCACCCGGCCGTCGGCCAGCCCGACCACCCGGTCGCAGTGCCGCAGGGCCAGCGCGGGGTCGTGCAGGCAGGCCAGCAGCACGCCGCCGCGGGCGGTGGCCAGCTCGCCGAGCAGGCCGAGCGCGAGGTCGGCCAGGGCCGGGTCGAGCGCGGACGCCGGTTCGTCGGCGAGCACCAGTTCCGGCCGCTGCAGCAGCAGCCGGGCCAGCGCGATCCGTTGCCGCTGGCCGCCGGAGAGCCGGTCGGTCCGCTCGTACATCCGGTCGCCCAGGCCCACCCGGTCCAGCACGTCGTGCACCTCGGCGGTGCCCTGCGGCCGCACCAGCGACCACGCCGCCCGCGCCACGGACCACGAGCCGAGCCGACCGGCGTTGACGTTGTGCACCACGCGCAGGGCGCCGGGGAGCTCCAGGCCCTGGTGGATCGTGCCGGTGCGGGCCCGGAGGCGGCGCAGGTCCCGGCCGCGCAGGGCGGCCGGGTCGGCACCGAGCACGCGCACCTCGCCGACGTCCGGCCGCACCGACCCGTTGAGGACGCCCAGGAGCGTGGACTTCCCGGCGCCGGAGGCCCCGACGACGGCGAGCCGCTCACCCGCGGCCACCTCGAGGTCCACGCCGGAGAGGGCGGGGGTGCCGCCGAAGCGCACCTCGATCCCGGTGAGCCGCGCGAGCGCGCTCAGTTGACCAGCCCCAGGTCGCGGCCGATCCGCTCGATCTGCTCGTAGTTCGCCGCCTCGGTGGGGACGAACGACCCCGCACCGAAGAGGTCGAGCACCTCGGCGTCGGCCGGGTCGTCGGCCGAGAGGCCGGTGAACCAGCCGGTCAGCCGCTGCGGCAGGTCGTCGCCGAACCGCTCGACCGCGTCGGGGCCGAGCAGCCAGTGGTAGTCGGAGTACGCGGGGCTCCGCGCGTACCGGACGACCGACGGGGGGATCTCCCCGGCGGCCTTCCGCGCCTCGAAGACCTGCTCGTTGAGCACCCCGGCCTGGTAGCTGCCCGATGCCACCAGGGCGAGGGTCGCGTCGTGCGATCCGGAGAAGCCCGGGCCGCCCGGGAATCCGGCGGGATCCACCCCGTGCTCGGCCAGGAACCAGGCGGGCATCAGCCGGCCGGAGGTGGAGGTCTCGCTGCCGTAGGTGAAACGCAGGTCGGCCAGCGGCGCCAGGTCGTCGGACGGCGCCAGCCCGGTCGCCTCGTTCACCACGAAGACGGAGTGGAAGTCCGCGTCGATGTCGCGCTGGGCGATCGGCACCGACCCGGGGGTCTGCAGGCGGGCCTGGACGCCGGTGAGGCCGCCGAACCAGACGAGATCGAGGTCGCCGGTGCGGAAGAGCGACACGGCGGCGGCGTAGTCGGTGACCGGCACGTACTCGACGTCGACGCCGAGAGCGTCGGACAGCGAGTCGGCGACCGTGCCGTGGAGCCGCTGCAGGACCTCGGGGTCCTGGTCGGGGATGGCGCCGATGCGCAGGGGGTCCGGCTCGTCGGCTGCCGGGGAGGAGCTGCCGCAGCCGGCGAGGACGGCGGCGAGCAGGAGGGCGATCACCGTGCGGGCACGGTGGGCGAGCGGGAGAAGAACGTATCCGGGACCGGAGCCACCCGACCGGGCGGCGGCTGCGCTGCGCACTACGTGCGCGCTGGAGGGACGGGGCGGGGCACGGGGCACCTCCGGGGAGCGGGAGAGGGAGCGCCCCATCCTGCACCGGCGTGACGGGATCGGTGCAGCGCGCCGTCGACGCGCGACCGGGCGCCGGCGTCGGTCACGTTCTGGGCACGCTCGCCACGCCGCCGTCCGCGCGCCGGACCGGGGTGCTTACTGTGGCGCCGTAACCGGCCGGCCGACCGCGGTCGGCCCACGACGACTGGACGGTGCGGGCCCTTCCCGTGGCCTCCAGGACGCACGCCGTTCCCCGTCGGGGCCGGCGTGGTCGTCGTGTTCGACAAGGGAGAGACATGCGCACCAAGCTCTACACCGTGGCCGCGGCGAGCGCCGCGGCGCTCGTCCTCGCCTCCTGCTCCTCCGGTGAGTCCGGCGGCGGGGACTCCGCCGCCTCCGGCGGCCTGACCGGCGAGGGCAGCGGCGACTCGTGCACCATCGAGGGCGAGGTGCCCATCGGCGCCGTGCTGAGCCTCACCGGCGCGGCGGCCAGCTACGGCGAGTCGCAGCAGCGCGGCCTGGAGCTGGCGGCCGCGGAGCTGGCCGAGCAGGACGGCGTCACCTACGACCTGACGATCGAGGACGACCAGACCGACCCGCGTCAGGCCATCACGCTGTTCGACGAGTTCGTCAACGACGGCGCGAGCCTGATCATCGGGCCCACGCTGTCCAACGCCGCCGTGCAGGCCGACCCGATCGCCCAGGAGGCCGGCGTCCCGGTGCTCGGCATC encodes the following:
- a CDS encoding 16S rRNA (uracil(1498)-N(3))-methyltransferase, with the translated sequence MSDTPQLDGAPLFLVDDLPDAPEVLVDGAEGRHATDVLRLGPGERVHVGDGHGTVAEGEVAAAGPEGLRVAVRTRFEVPPPAVEFVLVQALPKGDHGPLAVDLATELGVDRIIPWQASRCVTRWRDDRVAKGVAKWRSAARSAAKQSRRPRLPEVIEPMTTREVCGLLADADLAVVLHEAARRPLAELALPGAGTVVIVVGPEGGLADGEVVAFRAAGAEPVRLGPEVLRTSTAGAAALAALSARTRWA
- a CDS encoding PhnE/PtxC family ABC transporter permease; its protein translation is MTAVLTRAAPPEPQLRRNRRRWGWSLAGLALVAWSLAGSGLFSGPVVNPAGSGEFGRFLAAALRPELDAGFLAVVAEATLVTLAYAVLGATLSVLLGALGAPLVARAGWGRRRAGWLATRAALALPRGLHEAVWGLLLLNVLGLDPWVGVLAIAVPYGAITAKVFADLLDEVPRGGHDALLAAGAGRGTAVLYGLLPAAAGGLLSYSFYRLECAVRSAVVLGLIGAGGLGYQLALSFSSLRWAQVWTTVYALAALCLAADVAGRAVRRRVTAPPPGGAAFRRDRLLTGAVVAVLALAVGAAWYLALSPAALFSARTAQQLEYVVSAAWPPTTDGDLLGTVGSTALVTVQMSVLGIVFATAGAVALAGFAARPRVPAGPARRALGVLTRLGLLLLRAVPPPVWALVLLFVLLPGVLPGALAIGVYTLGVLGRLVGEVVEEADRRSGEALRASGASPAGSWLYGTAPAVAGPVLALALYRWEVAIRDTVLVGLLGAGGIGVLLSAETSSFDWPAVATVLTAIVLLTFLVDLVSDRARAALR
- a CDS encoding phosphonate ABC transporter ATP-binding protein yields the protein MRFGGTPALSGVDLEVAAGERLAVVGASGAGKSTLLGVLNGSVRPDVGEVRVLGADPAALRGRDLRRLRARTGTIHQGLELPGALRVVHNVNAGRLGSWSVARAAWSLVRPQGTAEVHDVLDRVGLGDRMYERTDRLSGGQRQRIALARLLLQRPELVLADEPASALDPALADLALGLLGELATARGGVLLACLHDPALALRHCDRVVGLADGRVVLDAPARTLTVPALEEFYGVTR
- a CDS encoding putative selenate ABC transporter substrate-binding protein, with protein sequence MIALLLAAVLAGCGSSSPAADEPDPLRIGAIPDQDPEVLQRLHGTVADSLSDALGVDVEYVPVTDYAAAVSLFRTGDLDLVWFGGLTGVQARLQTPGSVPIAQRDIDADFHSVFVVNEATGLAPSDDLAPLADLRFTYGSETSTSGRLMPAWFLAEHGVDPAGFPGGPGFSGSHDATLALVASGSYQAGVLNEQVFEARKAAGEIPPSVVRYARSPAYSDYHWLLGPDAVERFGDDLPQRLTGWFTGLSADDPADAEVLDLFGAGSFVPTEAANYEQIERIGRDLGLVN